One part of the Paenibacillus silvisoli genome encodes these proteins:
- a CDS encoding COG1470 family protein encodes MRQACRKPMFKWFLAVIFSFGMAAAGFQAQPAAAESAVELYTPYLQLSAPPGDSIAYAIDVINHSDSTESVDLRFDPKGSKWEYELTAGGRAVSRLAVKPGETQTVNLQLRVPLEVNKGMYRFEVDADGSALPLAVEVTEQGTFRTELTTDQPNMQGHADSTFTYSATLRNRTAEKQTYGLSAQAEPGWDVAFSEGGSGVTSVEVDPGGEKSISISVKPPEMVKQGTYSIPISAMNNSTSANLTVEAAVTGTYGLSLRTPDDLLSTEVTAGSQRKLDLKVTNTGSADLKAISLTADSPSGWEVSFVPATLDSIAAGQTANVQAIIKADKKALAGDYVVNMTAAGAEKTANAQFRVAVKTSVFWGWIGILIIAAVAGGLYTLFRKYGRR; translated from the coding sequence ATGCGACAAGCATGCCGCAAGCCGATGTTCAAATGGTTTCTTGCAGTAATTTTCAGTTTCGGAATGGCAGCAGCGGGCTTCCAGGCTCAACCTGCCGCCGCCGAAAGCGCGGTGGAGCTGTATACGCCTTATCTGCAGCTGTCGGCGCCGCCCGGCGATTCGATCGCCTATGCCATCGACGTCATTAATCATAGCGATTCCACGGAATCCGTCGACCTTCGCTTCGATCCGAAAGGCAGCAAATGGGAATACGAGCTCACCGCGGGAGGCCGGGCGGTCAGCCGGCTGGCCGTCAAACCGGGCGAGACGCAAACCGTCAACCTGCAGCTGCGGGTGCCGCTGGAAGTCAATAAAGGGATGTACCGATTCGAGGTCGATGCCGACGGCAGCGCTCTCCCGCTCGCGGTCGAGGTTACGGAGCAAGGCACGTTCCGGACGGAGTTGACCACCGACCAGCCCAATATGCAAGGGCATGCCGATTCCACGTTCACGTACAGCGCGACGCTTCGCAACCGTACGGCCGAGAAGCAAACCTACGGTCTTAGCGCTCAAGCGGAGCCGGGCTGGGATGTCGCCTTTAGCGAAGGCGGAAGCGGCGTCACGTCCGTCGAGGTCGATCCCGGGGGCGAAAAATCGATCAGCATCAGCGTGAAGCCGCCGGAAATGGTCAAACAAGGCACGTATTCCATCCCGATCTCGGCGATGAACAATTCAACCTCCGCCAATTTGACCGTTGAAGCGGCGGTTACCGGTACTTACGGACTTTCGCTCAGAACGCCGGACGATTTATTAAGCACGGAAGTTACGGCCGGTTCGCAGCGGAAGCTCGACCTGAAGGTGACCAATACGGGCTCCGCCGATTTGAAAGCTATTTCACTGACTGCTGACAGCCCATCCGGCTGGGAAGTGTCGTTCGTTCCGGCAACGCTGGATTCCATTGCCGCCGGCCAGACGGCAAATGTGCAGGCGATCATTAAAGCGGATAAAAAGGCGCTGGCTGGCGATTACGTCGTGAATATGACGGCGGCAGGCGCAGAGAAAACGGCAAACGCCCAATTTCGCGTAGCCGTCAAGACGTCCGTGTTCTGGGGCTGGATCGGCATTCTCATCATTGCCGCCGTGGCAGGCGGCCTCTACACCCTTTTCCGCAAATACGGGAGGCGGTAA
- a CDS encoding RNA polymerase sigma factor, translating to MLLSEEDMCEVLSRMCEGSVDAFELFYERYAPLVMKVALRMLEDRMEAEDVCHDVFLEVLRRGGSYDPIRGSLTSWLAILTRSRCLDRLRRSRRIVQTEDVGTLLQGSASCETEALALNRLQKDALLDALTALPANQRTAVIGSYFDAQTHRELSAEWDVPLGTVKSWVRYGLKHLRKQLEKRGWGEETKEPGKEGRK from the coding sequence ATGCTTCTGTCGGAAGAGGATATGTGCGAGGTACTGAGCAGGATGTGCGAAGGCTCCGTCGATGCCTTCGAGCTGTTTTATGAACGGTATGCGCCGCTTGTGATGAAGGTCGCTCTGCGGATGCTGGAGGACCGCATGGAAGCGGAAGATGTGTGCCACGACGTCTTTCTGGAGGTATTGCGCCGAGGCGGCAGCTATGACCCGATCCGCGGCTCGCTCACGTCATGGCTGGCAATACTGACACGAAGCCGCTGCTTGGACCGGCTGCGCAGAAGCCGTCGAATCGTGCAAACGGAGGATGTCGGCACGCTTCTTCAAGGATCGGCTTCATGCGAGACGGAGGCTCTTGCGCTGAACCGGCTGCAGAAGGACGCGCTTCTCGATGCGCTGACGGCGCTGCCGGCGAATCAGCGAACGGCGGTAATCGGCAGCTATTTCGATGCGCAAACCCATCGTGAGCTGTCCGCCGAATGGGATGTGCCGCTGGGCACGGTTAAATCATGGGTAAGGTATGGTCTGAAACATCTGCGAAAGCAGCTGGAAAAACGGGGCTGGGGCGAGGAAACGAAAGAGCCGGGAAAGGAGGGGCGCAAATGA
- a CDS encoding anti-sigma factor translates to MSTAERQQCTHHYREADWIDYYAGQLSLDACKAMLKHKEDCRSCGRLAAEWELLLDEPGNNDRAAEAPSLMPGPAVRRSLRRQVRKQAVLDGIRSLAMRRRRWLTAAAAIVVLIGFIGLNRMLNEPANLRSDYVAEHEPTAVRFMNDPRTASYQVHPSGEELGEGFVWFNDDSSEVLVLLEGLLPTDNHDVQAWAVNDGNRENLGLLQHVEAGRAHLYLKRESLASATLIVLTVEPHGGSANPTMPEAFVIRLHPR, encoded by the coding sequence ATGAGCACGGCGGAACGACAGCAATGCACGCACCATTATCGCGAGGCGGATTGGATCGATTATTATGCGGGGCAATTATCGCTTGACGCGTGTAAGGCTATGTTGAAGCACAAGGAAGACTGCCGTTCTTGCGGCCGCTTGGCTGCCGAATGGGAGCTGCTGTTGGATGAACCAGGAAATAACGACCGCGCAGCGGAAGCACCGTCGTTAATGCCTGGCCCTGCCGTTCGTCGCAGCCTCCGACGGCAGGTCCGGAAGCAAGCGGTCCTGGACGGAATACGATCGCTGGCAATGCGCAGAAGGCGCTGGCTTACGGCGGCGGCAGCTATTGTCGTGCTAATCGGCTTCATTGGACTCAATCGCATGTTGAACGAACCGGCAAACCTGCGCAGCGATTACGTAGCCGAGCACGAACCGACAGCCGTCCGCTTCATGAACGATCCCCGAACGGCCAGCTATCAGGTTCATCCTTCCGGCGAGGAGCTTGGCGAGGGCTTCGTCTGGTTTAACGACGATTCGAGCGAAGTATTGGTTTTGCTGGAGGGCTTGCTCCCAACCGACAACCATGATGTGCAGGCATGGGCCGTTAACGATGGCAACCGCGAGAACCTTGGCTTGCTGCAGCATGTTGAGGCAGGACGCGCCCATCTGTATTTGAAGAGGGAGTCCCTTGCCAGCGCTACCCTGATCGTGCTTACCGTGGAGCCTCATGGCGGGAGCGCGAATCCGACGATGCCCGAAGCGTTTGTTATCCGTCTGCATCCTCGATAA
- a CDS encoding aldo/keto reductase, producing the protein MEYRVLGRSGLRVSEVSLGCWAIGGPSWRDGEAVGWSGNNDAESIAGLKRAFELGINHFDTADVYGDGHSERVIGRFLKEVPRDQVVIASKVGWFRGTAPNAMQPIHIRHQLEQSLMNLGTDYLDLHYFHNTNFGPDDRYLEEAADMMRQLQKEGKVRVIGQSGYSYGDFMRVCPVTRPDVLQFHYNAFGNSFDQPDTNLFQWADERNIGIVLFGPLAQGLLLDKFDPENPPAFGEGDIRASNSSYTKERLLEIRKQLGPIKERFGSEVQDLVRVAIQFALAQSPNACVIPGFKNDKQVESNARGAGNPLSTDDVAFIRSILQAK; encoded by the coding sequence GTGGAATATCGTGTCCTTGGACGTTCGGGTTTACGCGTGAGCGAGGTAAGTTTAGGCTGCTGGGCCATCGGCGGTCCATCCTGGCGCGACGGCGAAGCGGTCGGCTGGTCAGGCAATAACGACGCCGAGTCGATCGCCGGCTTGAAACGCGCTTTCGAGCTGGGCATCAACCATTTCGATACGGCTGATGTATACGGAGACGGACATTCGGAACGCGTCATCGGCCGGTTTTTGAAAGAAGTGCCGCGCGACCAAGTCGTCATCGCCTCCAAAGTCGGTTGGTTCCGCGGCACGGCGCCGAACGCGATGCAGCCGATCCATATTCGCCATCAGCTGGAGCAATCGCTCATGAATCTGGGCACCGATTATTTGGATCTGCACTATTTTCATAACACGAACTTCGGACCGGATGACCGCTATCTGGAGGAAGCAGCCGATATGATGCGTCAGCTGCAGAAGGAAGGCAAAGTCCGCGTCATCGGCCAATCGGGCTACAGCTACGGCGACTTTATGCGCGTCTGCCCGGTTACGCGCCCGGATGTGCTGCAATTCCACTATAATGCTTTCGGCAATTCGTTCGATCAGCCGGACACGAACCTGTTTCAATGGGCGGACGAGCGCAATATCGGTATTGTACTGTTCGGGCCGCTTGCGCAAGGCTTGCTTTTGGACAAGTTCGATCCGGAGAATCCGCCTGCGTTCGGCGAAGGCGACATCCGGGCTTCCAACTCGTCGTACACCAAAGAGCGTCTATTGGAAATTCGCAAACAGCTTGGTCCGATCAAGGAGCGCTTCGGCTCCGAGGTACAGGATTTGGTGCGGGTTGCGATTCAATTCGCGCTGGCGCAGTCGCCTAACGCTTGCGTTATTCCTGGCTTCAAAAATGACAAGCAAGTCGAGTCCAATGCTCGGGGCGCAGGCAATCCGCTGAGCACGGACGACGTTGCCTTCATCCGCAGCATCCTGCAAGCCAAATAG
- a CDS encoding Gfo/Idh/MocA family protein — MNASTVYRVAFIGCGKRAHEHAIGIQEDSRLEVVALSDISAASAETLKSEFGFQAANIYTDHKEMLAKEKPDVVLICLWTPLHLPVFRDCAEAGVKAVLCEKPMSPAWGECQEMSRIAEETGCQLTFSLQRRFATGNQTVRRLIKEGKIGQVLRLDLYSPPNLLDCGIHTFDQAISFMDETPAKSVLGAVDTTEVYNWFNTPSECGASGHVVFANGVQASLYSGHIDTWEPSQDMSKIWAGVRVIGTEGFIEVMWDGQIVKAVNYDDPSWKQEMELCSMSDQMKGYIKHAIDCLASGEEPEVSHRKALRASELIFAVYESVRRNARVSIPLTGVTDSPFITMLNNGEFSKEGA, encoded by the coding sequence ATGAACGCATCCACTGTATATCGCGTTGCCTTTATCGGCTGCGGCAAACGCGCGCACGAGCACGCGATCGGCATCCAAGAAGACAGCAGACTTGAGGTTGTCGCTCTGTCCGACATCTCGGCCGCTTCGGCCGAAACATTGAAATCCGAATTTGGCTTCCAAGCAGCCAATATCTATACCGATCACAAGGAAATGCTCGCGAAGGAGAAGCCTGACGTCGTTCTGATCTGCCTCTGGACGCCGCTGCATCTGCCGGTATTCCGCGATTGCGCGGAAGCGGGCGTTAAAGCGGTGCTTTGCGAGAAGCCGATGTCGCCGGCTTGGGGCGAATGCCAGGAAATGAGCCGTATCGCCGAAGAAACGGGCTGCCAGCTGACATTCTCGCTGCAGCGCCGTTTTGCCACAGGGAACCAAACGGTTCGCCGTCTGATCAAGGAAGGCAAAATCGGACAAGTTCTTCGTCTGGATCTCTATTCGCCGCCGAACCTGCTTGATTGCGGCATCCACACGTTCGACCAGGCGATCAGCTTCATGGACGAAACGCCAGCGAAATCGGTGCTCGGCGCGGTCGATACGACGGAAGTATACAACTGGTTCAACACGCCTTCCGAGTGCGGGGCGTCCGGCCATGTCGTATTCGCTAACGGCGTACAAGCCTCGCTCTATTCCGGTCATATCGATACATGGGAACCGTCCCAAGATATGTCGAAGATTTGGGCCGGCGTGCGCGTCATCGGCACGGAAGGCTTCATCGAAGTCATGTGGGACGGCCAAATCGTCAAAGCCGTCAACTACGATGATCCATCGTGGAAGCAGGAAATGGAGCTTTGCTCGATGTCCGATCAAATGAAAGGCTACATCAAGCACGCGATCGATTGTCTGGCGTCCGGCGAAGAGCCGGAAGTATCGCACCGTAAAGCGCTTCGCGCTTCGGAGCTGATCTTCGCCGTATACGAATCGGTTCGCCGCAACGCGCGCGTGTCCATTCCGCTGACGGGCGTAACGGACAGCCCGTTCATTACGATGCTTAATAACGGCGAATTCTCGAAAGAAGGAGCGTAA
- a CDS encoding sugar phosphate isomerase/epimerase family protein, with protein MTRPKLGLIGIIGEEAKQDFWGTMKRVAEIGYKGIEGGGELLKGDVKENVARFHELGLQVATHSVPSKELLRDEKEVDRLIREAHALETKDVTFWWDVVDNREQLLRDAELYDAAGARFAAEGLRFCYHNHAHEFERTFNGVYSLDILAEHTDPKHLYFRMDVAWITIGGADPAHILRKMAGRVPAIHLKDVYGTDEIGKWTAVGTGVVNIAASIEAATEIGVEWMTVEQDQLRNLTGIETALVSYLNLKEKGLL; from the coding sequence ATGACGAGACCAAAGCTTGGACTAATCGGAATCATTGGCGAAGAAGCGAAGCAGGATTTCTGGGGCACGATGAAGCGCGTAGCCGAAATCGGCTACAAAGGCATTGAAGGCGGCGGCGAGCTGCTGAAAGGCGACGTGAAAGAGAACGTAGCCCGTTTCCACGAGCTGGGGCTTCAAGTTGCGACGCACAGCGTGCCGAGCAAGGAGCTTCTCCGCGACGAGAAAGAAGTGGATCGTCTGATCCGCGAGGCGCACGCGCTTGAAACGAAAGACGTCACCTTCTGGTGGGACGTTGTCGATAACCGCGAGCAGCTGCTTCGCGATGCCGAGCTGTACGATGCGGCCGGTGCGCGTTTTGCGGCTGAAGGGCTGCGTTTCTGCTACCACAACCATGCGCACGAGTTCGAGCGGACGTTCAATGGCGTTTACTCGCTCGATATTTTGGCTGAGCATACCGATCCGAAGCATCTCTATTTCCGGATGGATGTTGCTTGGATTACGATTGGCGGTGCCGATCCGGCGCATATTTTGCGCAAAATGGCGGGCCGCGTCCCGGCGATCCATCTCAAAGATGTCTACGGTACCGATGAAATCGGCAAGTGGACGGCCGTCGGCACGGGCGTCGTGAACATTGCGGCATCCATCGAAGCGGCGACGGAAATCGGCGTGGAGTGGATGACGGTCGAGCAGGATCAGCTCCGCAACCTGACAGGCATCGAAACCGCGCTTGTCAGCTACCTGAATTTGAAAGAGAAGGGCTTGTTGTAA
- a CDS encoding antibiotic biosynthesis monooxygenase — protein sequence MIVTTVKVVVLPEFVDAFIAASLDNHRGSVQEPGNLRFDILQQKDDKTAFTLYEAYESEEAAAKHKETAHYLKWRDTVAPMMAKPREGTPHLVIAPTDSAQW from the coding sequence ATGATCGTAACAACCGTCAAAGTCGTAGTTCTCCCTGAATTCGTTGATGCTTTCATTGCCGCATCGTTGGACAACCACCGCGGCTCCGTGCAGGAGCCGGGCAATTTGCGATTTGATATTTTGCAGCAGAAGGATGACAAGACCGCGTTCACGCTGTATGAAGCGTATGAATCGGAGGAGGCGGCAGCTAAACATAAAGAAACGGCCCATTACTTGAAATGGCGGGATACGGTTGCGCCGATGATGGCCAAGCCGCGCGAGGGCACGCCTCATCTCGTCATCGCGCCGACGGATAGCGCGCAATGGTGA
- a CDS encoding iron-containing alcohol dehydrogenase, giving the protein MVMSAFQFTGTPAIHFGSGMVEKLVDLLPKGTRRVLFVMGGFQRTNAEPWSRIASKLEEAGIGYETVHIHHEPTVEWVDEVVDRYRSDGYGHDGRDGLAIDAVVAIGGGSAMDAGKAVSAMLTTDAGDTILHYLEGQPAYRAHGGSKVFFVAIPTTSGTGSEMTKNAVISISGGFKRSLRHDRFIPDAAIVDARLTVSCPVAVKAASGLDALTQLIESYVSTKASPLTDALALSGIEAAASSLMQICTTAAEDEPLHEQMAYASMLSGITLAHAGLGLVHGFASPLGGQFPIPHGVICGTLLAEVTKRNIEAMTAASINSSAAQRGLAKYAAVGSILTGHDKQDTEGCLSRLVEILESWTEQLAITRLGAYGVHAGNIDNVIEASDNKQSPVQLDKTVMRDILLARL; this is encoded by the coding sequence ATGGTGATGAGCGCTTTTCAGTTTACGGGCACGCCTGCGATCCATTTCGGCAGCGGCATGGTGGAGAAGCTAGTTGACTTGCTGCCGAAAGGGACGCGCCGCGTCTTGTTTGTAATGGGAGGCTTCCAGCGGACGAATGCCGAGCCATGGAGCCGCATCGCGTCGAAGCTCGAGGAAGCCGGGATCGGTTATGAAACGGTACATATACACCATGAGCCAACGGTGGAATGGGTCGATGAAGTCGTAGACCGTTATCGCAGTGATGGGTATGGCCATGATGGCAGAGATGGACTGGCTATCGATGCTGTCGTAGCCATAGGAGGCGGAAGCGCAATGGACGCCGGTAAAGCCGTATCCGCCATGCTGACGACGGATGCAGGCGATACGATTCTGCATTATTTGGAAGGACAGCCGGCCTATCGGGCGCACGGAGGGAGCAAAGTGTTCTTCGTGGCAATCCCGACTACGTCCGGGACCGGCAGCGAAATGACGAAAAATGCCGTCATTTCGATTTCAGGCGGCTTCAAACGCTCGCTGCGTCATGACCGCTTCATCCCCGATGCCGCCATCGTGGATGCGCGGTTAACTGTCAGTTGCCCGGTTGCCGTTAAAGCCGCGAGCGGACTGGACGCGCTGACGCAGTTGATCGAGTCGTACGTTTCGACGAAAGCGTCTCCGCTAACGGATGCTCTTGCGCTTTCCGGCATTGAAGCGGCTGCTTCAAGCCTGATGCAGATTTGCACGACAGCCGCGGAGGATGAACCGCTGCACGAACAAATGGCGTATGCCTCCATGCTTTCGGGCATTACGTTGGCGCATGCCGGACTTGGGCTTGTCCATGGCTTTGCTTCGCCGCTTGGCGGCCAGTTTCCGATTCCGCACGGCGTCATTTGCGGTACGCTGCTTGCGGAAGTGACCAAGCGTAACATCGAAGCCATGACAGCCGCTTCGATTAATTCGTCTGCTGCTCAGCGCGGACTGGCGAAGTATGCTGCAGTGGGATCGATTTTGACCGGTCACGATAAACAGGATACGGAAGGTTGTCTATCTCGTTTAGTGGAAATATTGGAATCGTGGACGGAACAGCTTGCGATCACAAGACTAGGCGCTTATGGCGTCCATGCGGGCAACATCGATAATGTCATTGAAGCGTCCGACAATAAACAAAGTCCCGTTCAACTAGACAAAACGGTCATGCGGGATATTTTGCTAGCACGGTTGTAA
- a CDS encoding GNAT family N-acetyltransferase, which translates to METEVVIRRIHPEDYERAHAFQCEYLDPESFENFNERLANHHDLYFAAYVADELIGVCYGNPSRRNETLINLQGIAVTHEEGKQLLRTGIGSRLIAQFEDAVRSKGYRSIGLGSAEDLKVERFYVKNGYLPIELVAKGPQHQEYERVPVADYEAGKELQQELRRRHDASEVIFIFEKTL; encoded by the coding sequence ATGGAAACAGAGGTAGTCATTAGACGCATTCATCCGGAAGACTATGAACGAGCGCACGCGTTTCAATGCGAATACTTGGATCCGGAAAGCTTCGAGAATTTCAACGAGCGGCTTGCCAATCACCATGACCTTTACTTTGCCGCTTATGTGGCGGACGAGCTGATCGGAGTTTGCTATGGAAACCCTTCTCGCCGCAACGAGACGTTGATTAACCTGCAAGGCATTGCCGTGACGCATGAAGAGGGCAAACAGCTGCTGCGCACCGGCATCGGTTCGAGGCTCATCGCGCAATTCGAAGATGCGGTTCGAAGCAAGGGCTATCGTTCGATCGGCCTTGGTTCGGCGGAGGATTTGAAGGTGGAACGATTTTACGTGAAGAATGGCTATCTGCCGATCGAGCTCGTCGCGAAAGGGCCCCAGCACCAGGAATACGAACGGGTTCCGGTTGCCGATTACGAGGCCGGCAAGGAGCTGCAGCAGGAGCTGCGCAGAAGACATGATGCGAGCGAAGTTATTTTTATTTTCGAGAAGACGCTGTAA
- a CDS encoding nuclear transport factor 2 family protein → MKMSEAGQGQGQKEKAVGFLTLVASGNVREAYDRYIGPGFRHHNAYFRGDANSLMAAMEENAEKFPNKAIEVKRALEEGDSVMVYSHIKHEPGALGAAVVHIFRFENGRVAELWDLGQAIPEDSPNENGMF, encoded by the coding sequence ATGAAGATGAGCGAGGCAGGACAAGGTCAAGGTCAGAAAGAAAAAGCCGTTGGATTTCTAACGCTAGTCGCATCGGGTAACGTACGGGAAGCGTATGACCGCTATATTGGTCCGGGGTTCCGGCATCACAACGCTTATTTCCGCGGCGATGCGAACTCGCTTATGGCTGCCATGGAAGAGAACGCCGAGAAGTTCCCGAACAAGGCGATTGAAGTGAAGCGCGCGCTCGAAGAAGGCGACAGCGTGATGGTGTATTCGCACATTAAGCATGAGCCTGGCGCTCTGGGGGCGGCTGTGGTGCACATTTTCCGCTTCGAGAATGGGCGTGTCGCCGAGCTTTGGGATTTGGGACAGGCGATTCCGGAGGATTCACCGAACGAGAACGGGATGTTCTAA
- a CDS encoding DinB family protein, with protein sequence MRKLFEYNWQVRDDWFRWCEEVDEQELLAQRIGGVGNILYALYHIVDVEYSWISGLQGKTPDYIPYEECRDLHKLREYSARCHAEIASFVYGWHDGLEARILNDENDEGEQESFRYGEIMRHVIAHEIHHIGQLSIWSREIGKKPVTPNLIRRGLFA encoded by the coding sequence ATGCGGAAGTTATTCGAGTACAATTGGCAAGTTCGCGACGATTGGTTTCGATGGTGCGAGGAAGTAGACGAGCAGGAGCTGCTGGCGCAGCGCATCGGCGGGGTGGGTAACATCCTTTACGCGTTGTATCATATCGTGGATGTAGAATACAGCTGGATTAGCGGGCTGCAAGGAAAAACGCCGGACTACATCCCCTACGAGGAGTGCCGCGACCTGCACAAGCTGCGTGAATATTCCGCTCGCTGCCACGCGGAAATCGCATCGTTCGTCTATGGCTGGCATGACGGTCTGGAGGCTCGCATCCTGAACGACGAGAACGATGAAGGCGAGCAGGAAAGCTTTCGTTACGGTGAAATCATGCGGCATGTCATTGCCCATGAGATTCACCACATCGGCCAGCTTTCGATCTGGTCGCGCGAAATCGGGAAGAAGCCCGTTACCCCGAACTTGATTCGCAGAGGATTGTTCGCGTAA
- a CDS encoding phytanoyl-CoA dioxygenase family protein, with protein MTSTTIKEQFQQDGYYVLKQMFSEVETAELKLEAQRVLELNGVDKSGVYVGMAVASPRFKEAAAHPLLVNALEAIIGDDVVFLSDKVVFKNATTDFGSPWHQDYPYWHGSHKFSVWIALDDATPDNGCLRIVPGSHHVDEEHADFSDREEGFSNRLKDEAIDPARIVDLAASRGDAIVFHDLLFHSSYPNRSGKDRWALISTYKDGTLEDPVYSWAKAAFRVNGER; from the coding sequence GTGACGTCAACTACGATCAAGGAGCAGTTTCAGCAGGATGGGTATTATGTGTTGAAGCAAATGTTTAGCGAGGTTGAAACAGCCGAGCTGAAACTGGAAGCTCAGCGGGTGTTGGAGCTGAACGGAGTCGATAAGTCCGGCGTCTACGTCGGAATGGCGGTCGCCAGCCCGCGGTTCAAGGAGGCGGCTGCGCATCCGCTTCTCGTGAACGCATTGGAGGCTATTATCGGGGACGATGTCGTGTTCCTTAGCGACAAAGTCGTGTTCAAGAACGCGACGACGGATTTCGGCTCGCCGTGGCATCAAGATTACCCGTATTGGCATGGCAGCCACAAGTTTTCGGTATGGATCGCGCTTGATGACGCGACACCGGATAACGGCTGCTTGCGTATCGTGCCCGGATCGCATCACGTCGACGAGGAGCATGCGGATTTCTCGGACCGGGAGGAAGGCTTCAGCAACCGGTTGAAGGACGAGGCGATTGATCCGGCGCGGATTGTCGACCTTGCCGCGTCTCGGGGAGATGCCATCGTTTTTCATGATTTGCTGTTCCACTCGTCCTATCCGAACCGTTCGGGCAAAGACCGGTGGGCGTTGATTTCAACGTACAAGGACGGGACGCTGGAGGATCCGGTCTATTCTTGGGCCAAGGCGGCGTTTCGGGTGAACGGGGAACGATAG
- a CDS encoding DUF455 family protein: protein MNERQEGNRMTHQQGRFLYPDDTAKRLSELFWQEFELSRALFGWLPAMKVFEMKGLLSRYGYLHNQHAKLLSERVAELPGPTLERQLPPALLREAFERAFLAPSEAAFMIGYAHVLGKLYQSYEQLHYRLDPILDAPTRDTLRYILLDREDMLRFAHDETFFAGVDDPMLAEQVEVWRGYVEELWVTVERAMKAGAGTDVDVVVKWPAIPNYEAAGPVPSDSAWDEERFPLYRYNEAYKMSYSDPSMSPLHDSIKQMHYINATEMGAAETLCYLYYGAQHMPMSFYFDLARHLWDEVRHCQMGVRRLRQLGYDTSQFRFSKGSPGRGLEELAAEWFPDMYAGLTMVAEPCSFIKKRKSALGFREFGDELSAIQCEFDMADERMHVDFGKKWGPELYKQINHLITAAQMSERARLRRVEQLGSAATEEEAKEIARNFPGFCGLSTVELNYSKY from the coding sequence ATGAATGAACGTCAAGAAGGAAATCGTATGACGCATCAGCAAGGGCGTTTTCTATATCCCGACGATACGGCGAAGCGGTTAAGCGAGCTGTTCTGGCAGGAGTTCGAGCTGTCCCGCGCGCTGTTCGGCTGGCTGCCGGCGATGAAAGTTTTTGAAATGAAAGGCTTGCTATCGAGGTACGGCTATTTGCACAATCAGCATGCGAAGCTGTTGAGCGAGCGCGTCGCGGAGCTGCCTGGCCCAACGCTGGAGCGCCAGCTCCCTCCCGCTCTTCTGCGGGAAGCTTTCGAGCGAGCGTTTCTGGCGCCATCCGAAGCCGCGTTTATGATCGGGTACGCGCATGTGCTGGGCAAGCTCTATCAATCCTATGAGCAGCTGCACTACAGGCTGGATCCGATTCTCGATGCGCCGACGCGGGATACCCTTCGTTACATCCTGCTCGATCGGGAAGATATGCTTCGTTTTGCGCATGATGAGACGTTCTTTGCGGGCGTGGACGATCCGATGCTTGCAGAGCAGGTGGAGGTTTGGCGAGGTTACGTTGAAGAGCTGTGGGTGACTGTTGAGCGGGCGATGAAAGCCGGCGCGGGAACAGACGTCGACGTCGTCGTGAAGTGGCCCGCCATTCCAAACTATGAAGCGGCCGGCCCCGTGCCGTCGGACTCCGCCTGGGATGAAGAGCGGTTCCCGCTCTATCGGTATAACGAAGCCTATAAAATGTCCTACTCCGACCCCTCGATGTCGCCGCTGCATGACAGCATTAAGCAGATGCATTACATCAACGCAACGGAGATGGGCGCGGCCGAAACGCTTTGCTACTTGTATTACGGCGCACAGCATATGCCGATGAGCTTCTACTTCGACTTAGCCCGCCATTTGTGGGATGAGGTGCGGCATTGCCAAATGGGCGTCCGACGGCTTCGGCAGCTCGGTTATGACACGTCGCAGTTCCGTTTCTCCAAAGGCTCGCCCGGCAGAGGGCTTGAGGAGCTGGCGGCGGAATGGTTCCCGGACATGTATGCGGGGTTAACGATGGTGGCGGAGCCCTGCTCCTTCATCAAGAAGCGCAAGAGCGCGCTGGGCTTCCGGGAATTCGGGGATGAGCTGTCCGCCATTCAATGCGAGTTTGATATGGCGGACGAACGAATGCATGTCGATTTCGGCAAAAAATGGGGTCCTGAGCTATATAAGCAAATCAACCATTTAATTACCGCGGCACAAATGTCCGAACGGGCGAGGCTGCGCCGGGTTGAACAGCTTGGCTCAGCCGCGACGGAGGAAGAAGCGAAGGAAATCGCGCGGAACTTTCCCGGGTTTTGCGGCTTGTCGACGGTGGAGTTGAATTATAGCAAATATTAA